In Labrys monachus, the genomic stretch GAATCCGGGAGGGAAAGGTGCGGGCGAAGCGGACGGCCAGCATGCCGCCGGTCGAATGGCCGATCAGGTCGACATCGCTGACGTGCAGGCTGTCGAGCAGCCGGGCGGTGTTGGCGGCCAGGACATCGAAGGAGTAGTCGATTTCCGGCTTGGACGATTTGTTGAAGCCGATCTGGTCGGGTACGACGACACGATAGCCGGCGCCGGCCAGGGCCTCGATCGTCAGGCGCCAGTAGGAACTGTCGAAATTCTTGCCGTGGAAGAGAAGGGCCGTGCGCCCGTTCGGCGTGGCTGACGGCGCCACGTCCATATAGGCCATGCGCAGGGCCTGACCCTGCTCCTCGACGGGCATGAAATGGACGGGATAGGGATAGGGCCAGGATTCAAGGCCGATCCCCAGCGCCTGCGTGTAAACGGGGCCTTGGATTCCGGCGGGGGCTGCCGTCTGGGCCGCGGCCGGAAGGCAGGCGAAAGCGAGACAGAAAGCGACGAGCGTCGCGGCCCCATGAAGGGCGCGCCATGCCGGCGGGAAACGAAATTTGGATGACACCCGGGATCTCCTGCTGCAAGGTGCACTGCACAATTTAGAAGACGAATGACGCCGCCGGCCCTTGCGCCCCCGCATAAAGCGCGCCAGTTTGTTGATAATTCGACGGCTAACCTGCACGGGATGGGCAGACCATCCCCTTGGGTATTGTGATGTTTGACAATTTTTCAGGTGACGGGCTCGGCGTGCTCTCCGCGCCGGTCTATTCGCTTTACGAAGCCACGCATGCGGCCCTGGGCCCCTCCCGCGCTTTTTCCGACGCGACCAGGGCATTCTTCGAGAATCCCGGCAACCCCTTTTCGAAGACGCCGTGGGCCAAGTCGGTGGTGGCCGCCTGTGAGGTGTTCGAGCGCGTGACGCGCCGCTACGGCAAGCCGGCCTTCGGCATCAAGGACGTGCTGGTCGGCGGCGAGCGCGTGGCGGTGCATGAGGAAATCGTCTGGCAGCGGCCCTTCTGCAACCTCCTGCATTTTTCCCGCGCCGTCCGCGGCGCTCGCCGGCCCGACCCGAAGCTGCTGATCGTGGCGCCGATGTCGGGCCATTATGCGACGCTGCTCCGCGGCACCGTGGCGGCGTTCCTGCCCAATCACGAGGTCTACATCACCGATTGGGTCGATGCCCGCATGGTGCCGGCCGCGGAAGGCCGCTTCGATCTCGACGACTACATCGACTATGTCATTTCCATGCTGCACACGCTCGGCCCCGACACCCATGTGGTCGGGGTCTGCCAGCCTTCGGTGCCGGTGATGGCGGCGGTCTCCCGCATGGAAGCCGAGCAGGACCCCTATATCCCGCAGACCATGACGCTGATGGGCGGACCGATCGATACCCGCCTGTCGCCGACCAAGGTCAACGACGTCGCGGTCGACAAGGGCATCGACTGGTTCCGCAGCAACGTCATCACCAAGGTGCCGTTTCCGCATCCCGGCTTCATGCGCGACGTCTATCCCGGCTTCCTGCAGCTGAGCGGCTTCATGACGATGAACATCGATCGCCACGTCAACGCGCACAAGTCTCTCTATTTCGACCTCGTGCGCGGCGACGGCGACAATGCCCAGAAGCATCGCGAATTCTATGACGAATATCTCTCGGTCATGGATCTCACCGCCGAGTTCTACCTGCAGACGGTGGAGACCGTGTTCATCAATTTTGCCCTCGCCAAGGGCGAGATGACCCACCGGGGCAAGCCGGTCGATCCCGCCGCGATCCGCAACGTCGCCCTGCTGACCGTGGAGGGCGAGAACGACGACATCACCGGCCATGGCCAGACCCAGGCCGCGCACGGGCTGTGCGTCAATCTTCCGCCGGAGAAGAAGGCCCATTACACCCAGATGGGCGTCGGCCATTACGGCGTGTTCAACGGTTCCCGCTTCCGTTCGGAGATCGCGCCGCGCATCGCCGATTTCATCCGCTCCAACGCCGCGCCGAGCGTCGTCCCGCGGGGCGGCGGCGCCGCCAAGCGGCCGGTTTCCTCCGATGCCGAGCGCCCCAAGCCTCGCCTGGTCAAGGAATGACCCTGGTGCTTTGCGGCGCCTGCCGATGGAACCGCCGGCCGTCGGCATGAGCCGGACGTGGTGAACCGCCGGGAGGAAGGCGATGGACGTGCTGTCGCCTGAGGAATGGACGGCGCTTCGGCTCAGCCTTCAGATCGCCGGGCTCGCCACGATGCTGTCGCTCGTGCCGGCCATCGCCGCCGCCTGGATCCTCGCGCGCCGCGATTTTCCCGGCAAGGCGCTGTTCGACGGCCTCATCCACCTGCCCCTGGTGCTGCCGCCGGTGGTCACCGGCTATGTCCTGCTGGTCCTGTTCGGGCGCAACGGCGAGATCGGCGCCTTTCTGGCCGTGCATTTCGGCGTGGTGCTCGCCTTCCGCTGGACCGGGGCGGCCCTGGCCTGCGCCGTCATGGGCTTTCCCCTCATGGTGCGCGCCATCCGTCTGGCCATCGAGGCCGTCGACCCGCGGCTCGAGGCGGCGGCCGGCACCCTCGGCGCCAATCCCTTCCTCGCCTTCGGCGTGGTGACGCTGCCCCTCGCTTTGCCCGGCATCATCGCCGGCATGGTGCTCGCCTTTGCCAAGGCGCTCGGCGAATTCGGCGCCACCATCACCTTCGTCTCCAATATTCCCGGCGAGACGCAGACCCTGTCCGCCGCGATCTACACCGCGCTCCAGGATCCCAATGGCGACCGCACCGTCCTGCGGCTGACCCTGGTGTCCGTGGCGCTGGCTCTTGCCGCCCTCATCGTCTCCGAAGCCTTGGCGAGGCGGGCACGGGCCCGCATCGGCCAGGGGCGCGTGGACGGCTAAACCAAAATGCGTCCAGGCAGGGGTGGTCCACCAATTTAACGCATTGGTATCAAAAGAATTTTGCAATCCCTGGTGATCCGATCCGACGGCAGAACACGCCAGAATCCGATTCAATTGCCCCCGATTCTGCCTTAAGGCTTGAGGGAGCACCCGCCCTTCGTCGTGAACCGCGAGATTCAGCCCCGGATGACCACGCCTCTTCTCGACGTCCGCGATCTCTCGGCCGCATTCCATCAGGACGGCGAAACCACGCTTGCGGTCGATCGCGTCTCCTTCGCCCTCGACAAGGGCGAGACCCTGGCGCTCGTCGGCGAATCCGGTTCCGGCAAGTCGGTCACCGCGCTCTCGATCGTCCAGCTCCTCAATTATCCCGCCGCGTCGCACCCCTCCGGCCGCATCCTGTTCAAGGGGCGCGATCTCATGGGCGCGCCCGAGCCGGTGATGCGCAAGGTGCGCGGCGCCGACATCACCATGGTGTTCCAGGAGCCGATGACCTCGCTCAATCCGCTGCATAGCGTCGAGCGGCAGATCGGCGAGATTCTCAGCGTGCATCAGGGCATGTCGCGGCAGGCGGCGCGGGTGCGCACGCTCGACCTGCTGCGCCAGGTCGGCATCCGCGACGCGGACAAGCGGCTCGATGCCTTTCCGCATCAATTGTCCGGCGGCCAGCGCCAGCGCGTGATGATCGCGATGGCGCTGGCGAACGACCCGGACCTTCTCATCGCGGACGAGCCGACCACGGCGCTCGACGTCACGGTCCAGGCGCAGATCCTCGCCTTGCTGAAGGACATCCAGCGGCGCACCGGCATGGCGATGCTGTTCATCACCCATGATCTCGGCATCGTGCGCAAGCTCGCCGACCGGGTCTGCGTCATGCTGAAGGGCCGCATCGTCGACGCCGGGCCGACCCATGAGGTGTTCGCCAACCCCACCAGCGACTATACCAGGCGCCTGCTCGCCGCCGAGCCGAAAGGCCGGCCAACGCCGTTCGATCCCGATGCCCGCACCATCGTCACCACGGAAGGGCTGGAGGTCTGGTTCCCGATCAAGGCCGGCCTGATGCGCAGGACCGTCGGCTATGTGAAGGCGGTCGACGGTATCAGCGTCGCGGTGAAGGAGGGCCAGACGCTCGGCGTCGTCGGGGAGTCCGGATCCGGCAAGACCACGCTGGGCCTCGCCATCCTTCGCCTGATTTCGAGCAAGGGGCCGATCGCCTATCTCGGCCGGCCGATCCAGGGCCTCGGCCGGGCCGCGATGAACCCGCTGCGCAAGGACATGCAGATCGTGTTCCAGGATCCCTATGGCGCGTTGTCGCCGCGGCTTTCGATCGCCCAGATCGTCGAGGAGGGGCTGCTGGTCCAGGGCAAGGCGATGTCGGCCGCCCGGAGGCGCGAGGCCGTCGCGGCGACCCTCGTCGGTGTCGGCATCGATCCGGCGGTGATGGACCGCTATCCGCACGAATTCTCCGGCGGCCAGCGCCAGCGCATCGCCATCGCCCGCGCCATGGTGCTGGAGCCCCGCTTCGTCGTGCTCGACGAGCCCACCTCGGCGCTCGACATGTCGGTGCAGGCCCAGATCGTCGATCTGCTGCGCGAGTTGCAGCAGCGCCACAAGCTGGCCTATCTCTTCATCAGCCACGACCTCAAGGTCGTCCGCGCCCTTGCCAACGAGGTGATGGTGATGCAGGCGGGCAAGGTGGTCGAACACGGGCCGGCGACGGAGATCTTCGACCATCCGCGCGAGGACTACACCAAGGCGCTGCTGGCGGCGGCCTTCTCGATCGAGGCCGTGGACGTCGATGCCGTGAGCCAGTGATCCGCACCACGCCGCCCGCCACCGCGCGTCCCCCCATCCCTTCCATTCAGGTCCGGCTGTCATGGCTCTTCTTCTCTGCATCACCCAGTGGGACGCCGCGCGCTGGCTCGACCGGCTGCGCCGCCTCGCGCCCGATCGCGACATCCGCGCCTGGCCGGATGTCGGCGACCCCGCCGAGATCACCTATGCCGCCGTATGGAAGCAGCCGCCGGGCCTGCTGGCGACCTTCCCCAATCTCCGGGGAATCGTCTCTCTGGGCGCGGGGGTCGACCATGTGCTGGCCGATCCCGCGCTGCCGCCGGTGCCGCTCGGGCGGGTGATCGACGACAGCCTCACCCACCGCATGAGCGAATGGGTGGTGATGCATGCGCTGATGCATCTGCGCAACCAGGCCGGCTACCAGGCGCTGCAGCGCCAGAGGATCTGGCGCGAGCTCGATCCCTCGCCCGAGGCGCGCGAGCTGCGCGTCGGGGTGATGGGTCTCGGCGTGCTCGGCCTCGATGCGGTGCGCAAGCTCGCCCTCATGGGCTTTGACGTCGCGGGATGGAGCCGGACGCCCAAGCAGGTCGACGCCATTCCCTGCTTCGCGGGCGAGGACCTCGACCGCTTTCTCGCACGGACGGATCTGCTCGTATCGCTCCTGCCGCTGACGCCGGCGACGCGCGGCATCCTCGACCGGAGCCTGTTCGGGAAGCTGGCGCGCGACGGCGTCTTCGGCGCGCCGATCCTGATGAATGCCGGGCGCGGCGGCCTGCAGGTCGAGGCCGACATCCTCGCCGCGCTGGACGACGGCACCCTGCGCGCCGCCACCCTCGATGTGTTCGAGAGCGAGCCCCTGCCCCCCGAGAGCCCGCTCTGGCTGCATCCGAACGTCACCATCTCCCCGCACAATTCCTCGATCTCGGACGAGGAGGCGGTCGGCCGCTTCGTGCTCCGCCAGGTCGAGCGGCATGAACGCGGCCTGCCTTTCGAGGCGCCGGTGGATATCGCCAGGCAGTATTGAGGGCGCGCGCCCGGCCGGCCTCGGCATCCGCGCCCAAGCCGTTGACAAACAAGCCGTATTCGAGCCCGTCCGGCAGGAAGCCGCGGCGTGGATTACATCCTTTTAAGGCGGGGCGAAAACGCATCGGCGTTGACGCGGGATCAAGACGGTCCTACCTAGATGGGTGGGCCGGTCCTGACGGCCGGTTCGTGGATGCAGGCCCCTCAGGCCTGCTTATCTCAGAAGCGGAGCGAAGCATGACCTTGCGTGTCTCCGGACAAAATCTCGACATTGGCGAGGCGTTGCGTACCCACGTCCAGGCGCGGGTGGCCGATAGCCTGTCGAAGTATTTTGACCACGACTATACCGGACATGTCACCGTTAAGAGGGAGGGGACGGGGTTTCGGACCGACTGCCTCATCCATCTCTCCACGGGTCTTACGCTGCAGACGGAATCGATGGCGCATGACCCGCATGCCAGTGTCGACCTGGCGACGGAACGGCTCACAAAGCGGCTCAAGCGCTACAAGCACCGCATCAAGGACTATCATGCCGGGCCCGACTCGGGGGCCGACGGCGAATCCATCGACTACGTCATCGCCGCCCCGGACGAGGAGGAAGCGGCGCCCGGCGAATTCACGCCGGTGATCGTCGCCGAGAATTCCAAGCGCATGAAACGCCTCTCGGTCAGCCAGGCGGTGACCGACCTCGATCTGACCGGCGCCGGAGCCCTGGTGTTTCGCCACGCTGGACATGGCCGCGTGAACGTGGTTTACCGCCGCTCCGACGGCCATATCGGCTGGATCGACCTGCCGCATGTTGCGGCGGACGCATCCTGACCGGCCCATCAATCATGCGCCTGCCTCGACGAGAGGCGGGCGCCGGGCCGGTGGCGAACCGGCAGGCAAACACGAACAAGATTGAGCCGACGATCGCCTCGAGTGCGGCCGTGCTCGAACCATCCGCGAGGAATTCGATGCCTCTGAGCGATCTGCTGCCGCAGGATGCGGTGCTTCCGGCGCTGAAGGTAAACTCAAAAAAGCAGGCTTTGCAGGAAATTTCCGCCCAGGCGGCGGCTTTGACCGGTATCGGCGAACGCGAAATCTTCGACACGCTCCTGCAGCGCGAGCGGCTGGGATCCACCGGCGTCGGCAACGGCATCGCCATTCCGCACGGCAAGCTCGGCAAGATCAACCGGATTTTCGGTCTTTTCGCCCGGCTCGAAAGGCCGATCGACTATGAGGCGCTGGATGGCCAGCCCGTCGACCTGATCTTCCTGCTGCTGGCCCCCGAAAGCGCGGGCGCCGACCATCTGCGTGCGCTGTCGCGTATCGCGCGCATGTTGCGGGATCCCGGCATCGTCCAGAAATTGCGCGCGACCCGCGACGGCGCGGGGCTCCACGCCATCCTCTGCGACGAGCCGGCATCCCACGCTGCATAGGACGGACCGGCCCGCGGTGCGATGACCGCCTGCGGCCGCCGCGGGAGGGCTGCTGGCATGTTGACGGTCTGGGGACGCAAGACATCGTCGAATGTGCAGGCGCTGATGTGGTGCATCGGCGAATTGGAGCTTGCGTTCAGGCGGCACGACGTCGGCCACAACTATGGCGGCAACGACACGCCGGCCTTCCTGGCGATGAATCCCAACGGCACGGTTCCGGTGCTGCGGGACGGGGAGGGCGAGCCGTTGTGGGAGACGGGCGCGATCCTGCGCTATCTCGCCAATCGCTATGGCGAGCCGCCCTTCTGGCCTGCGGACATCGAGACGCGCAGCCGGGTCGACATGTGGGCCGAATGGTCGAAGATCAATATCGCCCTGAACTTCACGGTGCCGATCTTCTGGCGCGCCGTGCGCACGGCGCCGAAGGACCGCGAC encodes the following:
- a CDS encoding alpha/beta fold hydrolase — encoded protein: MSSKFRFPPAWRALHGAATLVAFCLAFACLPAAAQTAAPAGIQGPVYTQALGIGLESWPYPYPVHFMPVEEQGQALRMAYMDVAPSATPNGRTALLFHGKNFDSSYWRLTIEALAGAGYRVVVPDQIGFNKSSKPEIDYSFDVLAANTARLLDSLHVSDVDLIGHSTGGMLAVRFARTFPSRIRRLVLEDPIGLEDYRLSIPPQTTRTLFEAERNQTVEQYRAFIKRYFPVLPASQYEPFVEWRARIGLSGEFDRYAMAVALTYQMIYRQPVRYEYRFLEMPMLMMVGGADRTTPLRAYAPPEVAARMGDFPVLARDACAEARHCRLVVFPGLGHVPHLEAPDAFNQDLLAFLRE
- a CDS encoding polyhydroxyalkanoate depolymerase — its product is MFDNFSGDGLGVLSAPVYSLYEATHAALGPSRAFSDATRAFFENPGNPFSKTPWAKSVVAACEVFERVTRRYGKPAFGIKDVLVGGERVAVHEEIVWQRPFCNLLHFSRAVRGARRPDPKLLIVAPMSGHYATLLRGTVAAFLPNHEVYITDWVDARMVPAAEGRFDLDDYIDYVISMLHTLGPDTHVVGVCQPSVPVMAAVSRMEAEQDPYIPQTMTLMGGPIDTRLSPTKVNDVAVDKGIDWFRSNVITKVPFPHPGFMRDVYPGFLQLSGFMTMNIDRHVNAHKSLYFDLVRGDGDNAQKHREFYDEYLSVMDLTAEFYLQTVETVFINFALAKGEMTHRGKPVDPAAIRNVALLTVEGENDDITGHGQTQAAHGLCVNLPPEKKAHYTQMGVGHYGVFNGSRFRSEIAPRIADFIRSNAAPSVVPRGGGAAKRPVSSDAERPKPRLVKE
- the modB gene encoding molybdate ABC transporter permease subunit, which gives rise to MDVLSPEEWTALRLSLQIAGLATMLSLVPAIAAAWILARRDFPGKALFDGLIHLPLVLPPVVTGYVLLVLFGRNGEIGAFLAVHFGVVLAFRWTGAALACAVMGFPLMVRAIRLAIEAVDPRLEAAAGTLGANPFLAFGVVTLPLALPGIIAGMVLAFAKALGEFGATITFVSNIPGETQTLSAAIYTALQDPNGDRTVLRLTLVSVALALAALIVSEALARRARARIGQGRVDG
- a CDS encoding ABC transporter ATP-binding protein, translated to MTTPLLDVRDLSAAFHQDGETTLAVDRVSFALDKGETLALVGESGSGKSVTALSIVQLLNYPAASHPSGRILFKGRDLMGAPEPVMRKVRGADITMVFQEPMTSLNPLHSVERQIGEILSVHQGMSRQAARVRTLDLLRQVGIRDADKRLDAFPHQLSGGQRQRVMIAMALANDPDLLIADEPTTALDVTVQAQILALLKDIQRRTGMAMLFITHDLGIVRKLADRVCVMLKGRIVDAGPTHEVFANPTSDYTRRLLAAEPKGRPTPFDPDARTIVTTEGLEVWFPIKAGLMRRTVGYVKAVDGISVAVKEGQTLGVVGESGSGKTTLGLAILRLISSKGPIAYLGRPIQGLGRAAMNPLRKDMQIVFQDPYGALSPRLSIAQIVEEGLLVQGKAMSAARRREAVAATLVGVGIDPAVMDRYPHEFSGGQRQRIAIARAMVLEPRFVVLDEPTSALDMSVQAQIVDLLRELQQRHKLAYLFISHDLKVVRALANEVMVMQAGKVVEHGPATEIFDHPREDYTKALLAAAFSIEAVDVDAVSQ
- a CDS encoding 2-hydroxyacid dehydrogenase gives rise to the protein MALLLCITQWDAARWLDRLRRLAPDRDIRAWPDVGDPAEITYAAVWKQPPGLLATFPNLRGIVSLGAGVDHVLADPALPPVPLGRVIDDSLTHRMSEWVVMHALMHLRNQAGYQALQRQRIWRELDPSPEARELRVGVMGLGVLGLDAVRKLALMGFDVAGWSRTPKQVDAIPCFAGEDLDRFLARTDLLVSLLPLTPATRGILDRSLFGKLARDGVFGAPILMNAGRGGLQVEADILAALDDGTLRAATLDVFESEPLPPESPLWLHPNVTISPHNSSISDEEAVGRFVLRQVERHERGLPFEAPVDIARQY
- the hpf gene encoding ribosome hibernation-promoting factor, HPF/YfiA family; this encodes MTLRVSGQNLDIGEALRTHVQARVADSLSKYFDHDYTGHVTVKREGTGFRTDCLIHLSTGLTLQTESMAHDPHASVDLATERLTKRLKRYKHRIKDYHAGPDSGADGESIDYVIAAPDEEEAAPGEFTPVIVAENSKRMKRLSVSQAVTDLDLTGAGALVFRHAGHGRVNVVYRRSDGHIGWIDLPHVAADAS
- the ptsN gene encoding PTS IIA-like nitrogen regulatory protein PtsN, with the protein product MPLSDLLPQDAVLPALKVNSKKQALQEISAQAAALTGIGEREIFDTLLQRERLGSTGVGNGIAIPHGKLGKINRIFGLFARLERPIDYEALDGQPVDLIFLLLAPESAGADHLRALSRIARMLRDPGIVQKLRATRDGAGLHAILCDEPASHAA
- a CDS encoding glutathione S-transferase family protein, whose translation is MLTVWGRKTSSNVQALMWCIGELELAFRRHDVGHNYGGNDTPAFLAMNPNGTVPVLRDGEGEPLWETGAILRYLANRYGEPPFWPADIETRSRVDMWAEWSKINIALNFTVPIFWRAVRTAPKDRDEAAIRRAVGELGARLDIAETRLARHAHLAGEAFTLADIQFGHVLYRYFDMAIERPGHPALRRYYDRLTERAAFREHVMISYEDLRVR